Proteins encoded in a region of the Mesorhizobium loti genome:
- a CDS encoding Plasmid transfer factor, traG has product MRWLLQRRLRSHGSARWANIVDLLRAGVWGRRHGLIVAKKWTGFIRHRGEGAVLVFAPMGSGKGVGLVIPNLLDHPGSVICTDPKGENFAVTGRFRATLGPVFRIDAQHPELSHHLNPFDLIRVGSHHEADDIAALADLLVIPESADGHWDTSARQMIAMIIGYVIRTRPPPLWTLATVRQIITLGSSGFAHELELMASCGHGLVEEEARITLAGLDHDETRSVIKNTAKTLQFWSPDRIGGFLTARSDFDLMQMHTGVISVFVVVPEDKLKIYQPFLRLMIGCALAAAVRGKTLPRPRHKPLLLIDELAALGRLDALEQGIGYLRAYTRTLLVLQDLGQLRRIYGADSASSFLAASGCQVAFNVNDNATAQELAETIGRTTIMSRSRGTSQASTELLRHQQQAGQSESGRLLYDPSEIRRMRHTHCLVMMGGAVAFPILARKVRHYRERVWRGLWDLWLDAAPENPPASSA; this is encoded by the coding sequence ATGCGCTGGCTGCTGCAACGCCGGCTCCGCTCGCACGGCTCGGCCCGCTGGGCGAATATCGTTGACCTCCTCCGCGCCGGCGTCTGGGGTCGCCGCCACGGCCTGATCGTCGCCAAGAAATGGACCGGCTTTATCCGGCACCGCGGCGAAGGGGCTGTCCTCGTCTTTGCCCCGATGGGGTCCGGCAAAGGCGTCGGCCTGGTCATTCCCAATCTGCTCGACCATCCGGGCTCCGTCATCTGCACCGACCCCAAAGGCGAAAACTTCGCCGTCACCGGACGTTTCCGGGCCACGCTCGGTCCGGTTTTCCGCATTGACGCGCAGCATCCCGAACTTTCACATCACCTGAACCCGTTCGACCTCATCCGCGTCGGCAGCCACCACGAGGCCGACGACATCGCCGCACTGGCCGACCTGCTTGTCATCCCTGAATCTGCCGACGGCCATTGGGACACCAGTGCCCGGCAAATGATTGCAATGATCATCGGTTATGTCATTCGCACCCGGCCGCCGCCGCTGTGGACGCTGGCGACCGTTCGCCAGATCATCACGCTTGGCAGCAGCGGGTTTGCTCACGAGCTGGAACTGATGGCCAGTTGTGGTCACGGCCTGGTCGAGGAGGAAGCGCGCATCACCCTGGCCGGCCTGGATCACGATGAAACCCGGTCGGTGATCAAGAACACTGCCAAAACGCTGCAGTTCTGGTCGCCAGATCGCATCGGCGGCTTTCTCACCGCCCGCTCGGATTTCGATTTGATGCAGATGCATACCGGCGTCATCTCGGTTTTCGTGGTGGTGCCCGAGGACAAGCTGAAGATCTACCAGCCGTTTCTGCGCCTGATGATCGGCTGCGCGCTTGCCGCAGCCGTGCGCGGCAAGACGCTGCCGCGGCCCCGTCACAAGCCCCTGCTGCTGATCGACGAGCTTGCGGCCCTCGGGCGCCTGGATGCCTTGGAGCAAGGCATCGGCTACCTCCGGGCTTATACCCGCACCCTGCTCGTCCTCCAGGATCTCGGTCAGCTGCGGCGCATCTACGGCGCCGACTCGGCGTCCTCATTCCTGGCCGCATCCGGCTGCCAGGTTGCGTTCAACGTGAACGACAACGCGACGGCCCAGGAGCTCGCCGAAACGATCGGCCGGACCACCATCATGTCCCGGTCGCGCGGGACCTCGCAGGCCAGCACCGAACTGCTCCGCCACCAGCAGCAGGCTGGACAGAGCGAAAGCGGCCGTCTGCTTTACGATCCCTCCGAGATACGGCGCATGCGTCATACCCACTGCCTGGTGATGATGGGCGGTGCCGTGGCGTTTCCCATCCTGGCGCGCAAGGTACGTCACTATCGGGAACGGGTCTGGCGCGGTTTGTGGGATCTGTGGTTGGACGCGGCCCCCGAGAACCCTCCAGCTTCGTCAGCGTGA
- a CDS encoding Glutamate-ammonia-ligase adenylyltransferase, protein MTTPTTISYEVFIARMGHYPDGSQDLIDATDEPLTKHFWSVWVMETSGDDIDEVEDHDFPLDAYALAIAKAYELVKRFNADFTEL, encoded by the coding sequence ATGACCACACCAACCACCATCAGCTACGAGGTCTTTATTGCTCGCATGGGCCATTACCCGGACGGCTCACAGGACCTTATCGACGCGACCGACGAACCCCTGACCAAGCATTTTTGGTCGGTGTGGGTTATGGAGACATCCGGCGATGACATTGACGAGGTGGAAGACCACGACTTTCCGCTGGACGCCTACGCGCTGGCCATCGCCAAGGCCTACGAGCTGGTCAAGCGCTTCAACGCCGACTTCACCGAGTTGTGA
- a CDS encoding replication protein, which translates to MKTPTIAFMSRKDFAELSLYQKNDYLQDITKQVLELRGDAYIPLTRDALSRLRRFYSRRSFADLRLEEMADDAMRDVLAKLGENIVGKELAKLIDSEIPPSAHAARIKRPPPIDDDQLMFFVPTVHDAPLKDEVNLMDVAPFSLSKMKRDGIIRYELKDCVITVEGGAEVGIANAYDYDIFLNMVSYLAEEMRRYRAAEKDNRRTSLPSQVYRPTAAQILKFCRRERGGKQYDELEKALDRLQATRIKIVNVGKGSRRDAESFPLIGRYKVVSRTAQDRIEQVEMEIPGWVYEGVVRPDGKPSILTLNPDYFLIAKPIAKFIYRLARKAAGQTEAFYRVEDLHYRSGSQLPLRKFRQTVTEIVNDAKSDPLPDYDISLRDGRDGPILYMKKRQDGDAPAQSEMILDNSAVHHSA; encoded by the coding sequence ATGAAAACACCCACCATCGCGTTCATGTCTCGCAAGGACTTTGCTGAGCTGAGCCTGTATCAAAAAAACGATTATTTACAAGACATTACGAAGCAAGTTCTGGAGTTGCGGGGCGACGCCTATATACCGCTCACCCGCGACGCACTGAGTCGTTTACGGCGCTTCTACAGTCGCCGCAGCTTCGCCGACCTGCGCTTGGAGGAGATGGCCGACGATGCCATGCGCGACGTCCTAGCGAAGCTCGGGGAGAATATCGTCGGCAAGGAACTCGCCAAGCTGATCGACAGCGAAATCCCACCGAGTGCCCATGCCGCCCGGATCAAACGTCCGCCGCCGATCGACGATGACCAGCTGATGTTCTTTGTGCCGACCGTCCACGACGCACCGCTCAAGGACGAGGTCAACCTGATGGACGTGGCGCCGTTCTCGCTTAGCAAGATGAAGCGCGACGGCATTATCCGCTACGAGCTGAAGGACTGCGTCATCACGGTCGAGGGTGGCGCCGAAGTCGGCATTGCCAATGCCTACGACTACGACATCTTCCTGAACATGGTGTCGTATCTGGCCGAGGAAATGCGCCGTTACCGGGCAGCGGAGAAGGACAACCGACGCACAAGCCTGCCGTCGCAGGTCTACCGGCCGACTGCGGCTCAGATCCTCAAGTTCTGTCGGCGGGAGCGGGGAGGGAAGCAGTACGACGAGCTTGAAAAGGCACTGGACCGCCTGCAAGCGACCCGCATCAAGATCGTCAACGTCGGCAAGGGCAGCCGCCGCGATGCCGAGAGCTTCCCTCTGATCGGCCGCTACAAGGTCGTGAGCCGCACCGCCCAGGACAGGATCGAGCAGGTCGAGATGGAAATCCCCGGCTGGGTCTACGAAGGCGTCGTGAGGCCGGACGGCAAGCCGAGCATCCTCACGCTCAATCCCGACTACTTCCTGATCGCCAAGCCGATCGCCAAGTTCATTTACCGGCTGGCGCGCAAGGCCGCCGGTCAGACCGAGGCATTCTACCGCGTCGAGGACCTTCACTACCGAAGTGGCTCCCAGCTGCCGCTGCGCAAGTTCCGGCAGACCGTTACCGAGATCGTCAACGACGCAAAGAGCGATCCGCTCCCCGACTATGACATTTCCTTGCGCGATGGCCGCGACGGTCCGATCCTCTACATGAAGAAGCGACAGGATGGGGACGCGCCGGCCCAGTCAGAGATGATTCTTGACAATTCCGCCGTACATCACTCCGCGTAG
- a CDS encoding filamentation induced by cAMP protein fic — protein MTDIAAMEPMFPEVGRDLEDLVVDLVESASAFGGRLNPIMRASVGDLVRSMNCYYSNLIEGHNTHPVDIDRALAGDYSQEPQKRNLQLEARAHIEVQALIDRGEMPYPVVSVEGIRWIHGEFCARLPDDLLWVTDPQSDQRERVEPGALRTHHVKVGRHIAPEPEALERLLNRFAEAYGSSRLSKVQRLISVGASHHRLVWIHPFMDGNGRVSRLFSHALLREYGVGSELWSVSRGLAREVQAYKDLLQAADEPRRGDLDGRGNLSASGLSRFCTFFLRSCLDQVRFMETLMEPNELLNRMEIWCNEEISARRLPKGSWPLLREGVISGEFPRSQAEALTGYQERQARSVLSALLDRGLLLSHSPKGKLRLGFPIEVVERWLPRLYPVGPA, from the coding sequence ATGACTGATATCGCCGCCATGGAGCCCATGTTTCCAGAGGTCGGGCGCGACCTTGAAGACCTGGTCGTCGATCTGGTGGAGTCCGCCAGTGCTTTCGGCGGCCGCCTCAATCCGATCATGCGGGCATCGGTCGGGGATCTTGTCCGCTCGATGAACTGTTACTACTCCAACCTCATCGAGGGTCACAACACCCATCCTGTCGACATCGATCGGGCGCTAGCCGGCGATTACTCCCAGGAGCCACAAAAGCGCAACCTGCAGCTGGAGGCCCGTGCCCATATCGAGGTCCAGGCGCTCATCGATCGCGGTGAAATGCCTTACCCCGTAGTGTCTGTCGAAGGCATCCGTTGGATCCATGGTGAATTTTGCGCCCGGCTCCCGGATGACCTGTTGTGGGTCACGGATCCGCAATCGGACCAGCGCGAGCGCGTAGAACCTGGCGCTTTGCGCACACATCACGTGAAAGTTGGCCGGCACATAGCTCCCGAGCCGGAGGCGCTCGAACGTTTGCTCAATCGTTTTGCGGAAGCTTATGGCTCGTCCCGCCTGTCGAAGGTGCAGCGGCTCATCAGTGTGGGTGCCTCACATCATCGACTGGTCTGGATCCACCCGTTCATGGACGGCAATGGCCGAGTCTCGCGCCTGTTTTCTCACGCGCTTCTCAGGGAATACGGGGTGGGTTCCGAACTGTGGTCGGTGTCGCGCGGCCTGGCGAGGGAGGTGCAGGCCTACAAAGATCTTCTACAGGCGGCGGATGAGCCCCGACGCGGCGATCTCGACGGCCGCGGTAACCTGAGTGCGTCCGGCCTATCACGCTTTTGTACGTTCTTCCTGCGAAGCTGCCTTGACCAGGTCCGGTTCATGGAAACGCTGATGGAACCGAACGAGCTCCTCAACCGTATGGAGATCTGGTGCAACGAAGAAATCAGCGCCCGGCGGTTACCAAAGGGCAGCTGGCCGCTGTTGCGCGAAGGTGTCATCTCAGGTGAATTTCCAAGGTCCCAGGCCGAGGCTCTGACGGGATATCAGGAGCGCCAGGCCCGGTCGGTGCTGTCGGCATTGCTCGACCGCGGCCTGCTTCTGTCGCATTCACCGAAGGGCAAGCTGCGGCTCGGCTTCCCGATCGAGGTCGTCGAGCGATGGTTGCCGCGCCTTTATCCGGTGGGCCCAGCGTAA
- a CDS encoding Putative ParA protein, producing the protein MSLPHVIVLATGKGGAGKSTLARALAAHWLAARHKPALVDADPQASISSFHDPDGLMKAITLMADPEVATVRQTILDLSKGHRPVIVDTAGFRNQTTIMAAICADLILIPLKAAAEDFREAIGMYDLVQELNETPEREGRPLSALMVLTMTTPGTVIARHVRKELETAGYPLLTAEVTQRVAYPELSMRGLSPSVVEPDGAAARDIAQVAAEITKRVGGAHVKAA; encoded by the coding sequence ATGTCGCTACCTCATGTGATTGTCCTGGCAACCGGCAAAGGTGGCGCTGGAAAGTCGACACTGGCGCGCGCTCTGGCTGCTCATTGGCTTGCGGCGCGGCACAAGCCGGCGCTCGTCGACGCCGACCCACAGGCGAGCATTTCGTCGTTTCATGATCCTGACGGGCTGATGAAGGCGATTACTCTGATGGCCGACCCCGAGGTTGCGACCGTTCGCCAGACCATTCTCGACCTGTCGAAGGGGCATCGCCCTGTGATCGTCGACACGGCGGGTTTTCGGAACCAGACCACCATCATGGCGGCGATCTGCGCCGACTTGATTTTGATCCCGCTTAAAGCGGCCGCCGAAGACTTCCGAGAAGCGATCGGCATGTACGACTTGGTCCAGGAGCTGAACGAGACGCCAGAGCGGGAAGGGCGCCCGCTCTCGGCGCTGATGGTACTGACGATGACGACGCCCGGAACCGTGATCGCCCGCCACGTGCGCAAGGAGCTCGAAACCGCGGGCTATCCCTTGCTGACAGCCGAAGTCACACAGCGCGTGGCTTACCCTGAACTTTCGATGCGCGGCCTCTCGCCGAGCGTCGTCGAACCTGACGGCGCTGCCGCCCGCGATATCGCGCAGGTGGCCGCCGAAATCACCAAACGCGTCGGAGGTGCCCATGTCAAAGCAGCTTGA
- a CDS encoding Putative conserved small protein, translating into MKAQIAAEVSRLVQVKKLTQAKAGALLGIYQSEVSRLFKGHFREYPVERLMNFLAALGQGVEIRFRPPPSWAAAPVASKIYDLVGALAKTLPSEKSELLQNPWPQPADFCC; encoded by the coding sequence TTGAAGGCGCAAATCGCGGCCGAAGTGTCCCGCCTGGTACAGGTGAAAAAGCTCACCCAGGCGAAGGCTGGGGCCTTGCTGGGCATTTATCAGTCGGAAGTGTCGCGTCTATTCAAGGGACATTTCCGCGAATACCCTGTGGAACGCCTGATGAATTTCCTGGCCGCATTGGGACAGGGGGTTGAGATTAGATTCCGGCCGCCGCCAAGCTGGGCTGCGGCGCCCGTCGCATCTAAGATTTATGATCTCGTTGGGGCTCTCGCCAAAACGTTGCCCAGTGAGAAATCCGAGCTCCTGCAAAATCCGTGGCCGCAGCCAGCCGATTTCTGCTGCTAA
- a CDS encoding TRAG family protein, which translates to MGPGVLSGDSMKDWLKGLGTKLVDAGRAKIEDEKQRRAEPQLTDDEKRLFGRFLDVQEHFHQIAKDGLPERPQSETARNRREIRALLTHPAFDAAVRDAEKRKKETLERERKRREDEARIARENRQRELAADLARIDAYYGNELNSYELRLQEAYDSLDTKSKGNMAEFFLEARDGQKIGSDNNATSFQGIAFELAFDATRMAKSKKLFSDGLANSKLVRTLRDIPEGQRAIMRLSEILQVLGLATRIEVYSVALPMLWNEGKTQLTTPSNLSTPTEKAAFKKAVTHLIETRFGTPESAAELVQGKCRSVLDGKGDSEEKAVLNRYLYSGTRWLTSDGIKPLIPNGVTDKALRLGAFADGKELFYDRNESLITIAPPGTGKSTSHVLRNLLYLNGPAVVLDIKGDMFAATADWRAAQVGKVYRFAPNDRDTSLRFNPLDFISTDPDEAYEESERLAELLTVPAEEGEYFDERAIQVIRAMVLYVALTRTGAERCMESVLDLLSGVNNDPLAAERAGQPGEEDAPFNALISDLMMHEMPTLRRMGSSLNKMPDKQREGVFDTARTKLKVWESPAIARLTRETTFRPAMLRGERATLYLCVELGDIKRFASVLRVLLGSCISTLCKGTPVPNAETVTFFLDELPRLKRMDVVEEALDVGRGFGVRLWMFAQNIGQLETAYPNAKGMVGNCLAQCYMNPDAERSKWLSSHLGVRRGLLDGSERPLVESFDLTGHDYADKVVVMLNGMDNAVLTKRPYYADPEAMQRVQKAPEVAALAG; encoded by the coding sequence ATGGGGCCGGGCGTTTTATCGGGGGATTCGATGAAAGACTGGCTGAAGGGTTTAGGCACCAAGCTTGTTGATGCGGGACGAGCGAAAATTGAAGATGAAAAGCAAAGGCGAGCGGAGCCACAGCTAACCGACGACGAAAAGCGGTTGTTTGGTCGCTTTTTGGATGTCCAGGAGCATTTCCACCAGATAGCAAAGGATGGCTTGCCTGAAAGGCCCCAGTCCGAGACGGCACGCAATCGACGCGAAATTCGTGCGCTCCTCACTCATCCAGCCTTCGACGCAGCAGTCCGTGACGCAGAAAAGCGGAAGAAAGAGACCCTCGAACGGGAGCGAAAGCGGCGTGAGGACGAAGCCCGTATCGCCCGGGAAAATCGCCAGCGTGAGCTGGCTGCTGATCTCGCCAGAATTGACGCCTACTACGGCAACGAGCTGAATTCGTATGAGCTGCGGCTTCAGGAAGCCTATGACAGCCTCGACACCAAGTCGAAAGGCAATATGGCGGAATTTTTCCTGGAGGCCCGCGACGGTCAGAAAATAGGCAGTGACAACAATGCGACCAGCTTCCAAGGGATAGCCTTTGAACTCGCGTTCGACGCGACAAGAATGGCCAAATCCAAAAAGCTGTTTTCCGACGGATTGGCGAATTCCAAGCTGGTCAGAACCCTGCGCGATATCCCCGAGGGTCAACGCGCTATCATGCGACTTTCCGAAATCCTCCAGGTCCTCGGCTTAGCCACACGAATCGAGGTTTACAGTGTCGCCCTCCCAATGCTGTGGAACGAGGGGAAAACCCAGCTCACCACGCCAAGCAATCTGTCGACACCCACGGAAAAGGCAGCCTTCAAGAAAGCGGTCACGCACCTGATCGAGACGCGGTTTGGGACGCCCGAGAGCGCTGCCGAACTGGTTCAGGGCAAATGCCGCTCTGTCCTCGATGGCAAGGGAGACTCGGAGGAGAAGGCCGTGCTCAATCGCTACCTTTACAGCGGCACCCGCTGGCTCACCTCGGACGGCATCAAGCCGCTGATTCCGAATGGTGTCACCGACAAGGCCCTGCGCCTGGGCGCTTTTGCGGACGGCAAAGAGCTGTTTTATGACCGCAACGAGAGCCTGATCACCATCGCACCACCGGGCACGGGCAAGTCGACGTCGCATGTGTTGCGCAATCTGCTTTATCTCAACGGCCCGGCCGTCGTCCTGGACATCAAGGGCGATATGTTTGCCGCCACGGCCGACTGGCGTGCGGCGCAGGTGGGCAAGGTTTACCGGTTTGCTCCCAATGACCGCGACACCTCGCTGCGCTTCAATCCGCTCGACTTCATCTCGACGGATCCCGATGAAGCTTACGAGGAATCCGAGCGCCTGGCGGAGTTGCTCACTGTGCCCGCCGAGGAGGGCGAATACTTCGACGAGCGAGCCATACAGGTCATCCGTGCCATGGTGCTTTACGTGGCGCTCACACGGACCGGCGCTGAACGCTGCATGGAATCCGTGCTGGACCTGCTCAGCGGGGTCAACAACGACCCGCTGGCCGCGGAACGCGCCGGCCAGCCAGGTGAAGAAGATGCGCCATTCAACGCACTGATCTCCGACTTGATGATGCATGAGATGCCGACCCTGCGGCGCATGGGCAGCTCGCTCAACAAGATGCCGGACAAGCAGCGGGAAGGGGTGTTTGATACGGCGCGCACCAAGCTCAAGGTCTGGGAGTCGCCGGCGATCGCGCGGCTGACGCGCGAGACGACATTCCGGCCTGCAATGTTGCGCGGCGAGCGGGCGACCCTCTACCTGTGCGTGGAGCTTGGCGACATCAAGCGATTTGCCTCGGTGCTCCGCGTGCTGCTCGGCAGCTGCATCAGCACCTTGTGCAAGGGCACGCCTGTGCCGAATGCCGAAACGGTGACCTTCTTCCTCGACGAGCTGCCGCGCCTCAAGCGCATGGATGTGGTCGAGGAGGCACTAGACGTTGGGCGCGGATTTGGCGTGCGGCTGTGGATGTTTGCGCAGAACATCGGGCAGCTCGAGACGGCTTACCCGAATGCCAAGGGGATGGTCGGCAATTGCCTCGCGCAGTGTTACATGAACCCGGATGCCGAGCGCTCGAAATGGCTTTCGAGCCATCTCGGTGTCCGGCGCGGCCTGCTCGACGGAAGCGAGCGGCCACTCGTGGAATCCTTCGACCTGACCGGGCACGACTACGCCGACAAGGTCGTGGTCATGCTCAACGGCATGGACAATGCCGTCCTCACCAAGCGTCCTTACTACGCCGACCCGGAAGCCATGCAACGCGTGCAGAAGGCTCCTGAAGTCGCGGCGTTGGCGGGCTAA
- a CDS encoding RepB/MobA-like protein, with the protein MQVISRSNGRSAIAAAAYRSGQRLIDEGRGSVADYSRRRGVVSAEILAPEGSASWLSDRQRLWNGVERMEKRADAQLAREINLALPHEIPESARLDLVRRFVREQFVALGMVADVAIHRPVPEKGDDPRNHHAHIMLTMRQATASGLRPVKTRQWNSDSQLRHWREQWARYQNAMLRDRAPAPVREVDHRTLPQQREAARRRGDRAAALALHRLPELHVGPRAMNAVRRGYVPASRDRVTRGRPARRAGVAAPRHRQSRVVRYSRIDTGTRFQANLARLRHNLDRTDRVLVRYQARAARLRSLHHVAGRRALRTGKRPMKPASVAGPRPRPRRRSQLAAFIRELERLIAMLFGLRETQLQRRHRLSRSIGFRQTYDRNRVRGRGRRRSR; encoded by the coding sequence GTGCAGGTCATCAGTCGCTCCAACGGCCGCTCCGCAATTGCTGCGGCGGCCTATCGGTCCGGCCAGCGCCTCATCGACGAGGGGAGGGGTTCTGTCGCTGACTACAGCAGGCGCCGCGGCGTGGTTAGCGCCGAGATCCTGGCGCCGGAGGGCAGTGCCTCGTGGCTTAGTGATCGGCAAAGGCTGTGGAACGGCGTGGAGCGCATGGAGAAGCGGGCCGATGCCCAGCTGGCCCGCGAGATCAACCTTGCCCTGCCTCATGAAATTCCGGAAAGCGCGCGGCTCGATCTGGTGCGAAGGTTTGTGCGCGAGCAATTCGTGGCCTTGGGGATGGTTGCCGACGTCGCCATCCACAGGCCAGTGCCGGAAAAAGGCGATGACCCGCGTAATCATCACGCGCACATCATGCTGACCATGCGCCAGGCTACCGCAAGCGGCCTCAGGCCGGTCAAGACACGCCAGTGGAACAGCGACAGCCAGCTGCGCCATTGGCGCGAGCAGTGGGCGCGCTACCAGAACGCGATGTTGCGCGACCGCGCTCCGGCGCCGGTGCGGGAGGTGGACCACCGGACCCTGCCGCAGCAACGGGAAGCCGCTCGCCGGCGTGGCGATCGCGCCGCCGCGCTGGCCTTGCACCGGCTGCCGGAATTGCATGTCGGGCCGCGCGCGATGAATGCGGTGCGTCGCGGCTATGTGCCGGCAAGCCGGGATCGGGTCACGCGGGGCCGACCTGCCCGTAGGGCAGGGGTAGCCGCGCCACGGCACCGGCAGAGCCGCGTTGTTCGCTACAGCCGGATCGACACCGGCACCCGCTTCCAGGCCAATCTCGCGCGGCTGCGGCACAATCTGGACCGGACGGACCGCGTCTTGGTGCGTTACCAGGCGCGGGCCGCTCGCCTGAGGTCGCTTCACCACGTTGCGGGGCGCAGGGCGTTGCGAACCGGGAAACGTCCGATGAAGCCTGCTTCAGTTGCTGGGCCGCGGCCGCGGCCGCGCCGGCGTTCCCAGCTCGCGGCGTTCATCCGCGAGCTTGAGCGGCTGATCGCGATGCTGTTTGGCCTGCGCGAGACGCAGCTGCAGCGTCGGCATCGGCTCAGTCGCTCAATCGGCTTTCGTCAGACATATGACAGGAACCGGGTCCGCGGGCGAGGACGCCGGCGATCACGCTGA
- a CDS encoding transposon protein, with protein MQLLTQDLRDQLLANGRQQLPLRGTRDEIDFVPVVKLFTPDAGATWLLTEIDPEDPDLAFGLCDLGVGCPELGSVSLVELAAVRGRLGLPVERDLHFRPNKTLSEYASEASRHGAIRT; from the coding sequence ATGCAGCTCTTGACCCAAGACCTGCGGGATCAGTTGCTGGCGAATGGTCGCCAGCAGCTGCCCCTTCGCGGCACCAGAGACGAGATCGACTTCGTCCCCGTTGTCAAACTGTTCACCCCGGATGCGGGCGCGACCTGGCTCCTGACCGAGATAGACCCTGAGGACCCCGATCTTGCATTCGGCCTTTGCGACCTCGGGGTCGGCTGTCCCGAGCTAGGCAGTGTAAGCCTCGTCGAACTCGCTGCAGTGCGCGGACGCCTCGGATTGCCGGTCGAACGTGACCTGCACTTCCGTCCCAATAAAACGCTTTCGGAATACGCCTCCGAGGCATCCCGCCATGGCGCAATCCGCACCTAG
- a CDS encoding Adhesin, whose product MSKQLESIMKRMPVATPPAALKVVMPQVEATEPQPETKPEDASRAPASPPTAKRTGAKREAVKPAATAPAAAEPERSIQAYVPLSIAKALNMRAAEEDVTVRTLILQGLQAIGFEISPEQIRDRRKQDGN is encoded by the coding sequence ATGTCAAAGCAGCTTGAATCCATTATGAAGCGGATGCCCGTCGCGACACCGCCGGCTGCCCTCAAAGTCGTCATGCCGCAGGTCGAAGCGACGGAACCGCAGCCAGAGACGAAACCGGAAGACGCGTCGCGCGCGCCAGCTTCGCCCCCAACTGCCAAAAGGACCGGCGCCAAGCGCGAGGCTGTCAAGCCGGCGGCCACGGCACCCGCCGCGGCCGAGCCGGAACGCTCAATCCAGGCCTACGTGCCCTTGTCGATCGCCAAAGCGCTGAATATGCGGGCGGCCGAGGAGGACGTGACCGTCAGGACACTCATTCTGCAGGGCCTGCAGGCCATCGGGTTCGAGATTTCACCCGAGCAGATCCGTGACAGGAGGAAACAGGACGGGAACTGA